Proteins encoded by one window of Panicum virgatum strain AP13 chromosome 7N, P.virgatum_v5, whole genome shotgun sequence:
- the LOC120683528 gene encoding transcription factor bHLH129-like has product MDPPPQRGRSRYGGGGGGSGQQFPFVVDPTEAPGAAAVRAFFPAPGGEPPPPSGDRAAPGHQQQRYGRGEISLGHGQGMHHHRYHQFGVEGKRDAGPSAAAPLPRHSSSPPEFFSSPVVDNGFPNARSGVGVGGEVHHAMSSYHKKMKAPMNLAGQGTLSHISEDGIPDLTSNVHGIGHSEENITANGVARSFSSGFSIEPWEDSNSIVFSNPPASKAGIHNNDDIIASLSNYELQFGVTKETAGLDKYLQMQQADQVPFRVRAKRGCATHPRSIAERERRTRISEKLRKLQALVPNMDKQTSTADMLDLAVDHIRGLQSELQALKEDKEKCTCRGNHPSGR; this is encoded by the exons AtggacccgccgccgcagcggggCCGCTcgcgctacggcggcggcggtggcggctcggggCAGCAGTTCCCGTTCGTCGTTGACCCCACGGaggcgccgggggcggcggcagtgAGGGCGTTCTTCCCGGCGCCCGgcggggagccgccgccgccgtccggggACCGCGCGGCGCCGGGGCACCAGCAGCAGCGGTACGGCCGCGGCGAGATCTCGCTGGGGCACGGGCAAGGGATGCATCATCATCGCTACCACCAGTTCGGCGTGGAGGGGAAGCGGGACGCCggcccgtcggcggcggcgccgctgccgcggcacagcagctcgccgccggagtTCTTCTCCAGCCCCGTCGTGGATAACG GTTTTCCAAATGCAAGATCTGGAGTTGGTGTTGGTGGTGAAGTTCACCATGCAATGAGTAGCTATCATAAGAAGATGAAGGCCCCGATGAACCTAGCCGGACAAGGAACCCTCTCTCATATATCAGAGGATGGAATCCCGGATCTCACCAGTAACGTGCATGGTATTGGCCACTCTGAAGAGAACATCACGGCCAACGGTGTTGCACGCTCCTTCTCTAGTGGGTTCTCAATTGAACCATGGGAGGATTCAAATTCTATTGTGTTCTCCAACCCGCCGGCAAGCAAAGCAGGAATACACAACAATGATGACATCATAGCCAGCCTTAGTAATTATGAACTACAG TTTGGTGTGACCAAGGAGACGGCGGGCCTGGATAAATACCTGCAGATGCAGCAAGCAGATCAGGTTCCGTTCAGAGTACGAGCCAAGCGCGGATGTGCCACGCACCCAAGGAGCATCGCAGAGCGG GAGCGACGAACGAGGATCAGCGAGAAGCTCAGGAAGTTGCAGGCCCTTGTGCCTAACATGGACAAG CAAACAAGTACGGCGGACATGCTTGACTTAGCAGTCGATCACATCAGAGGACTCCAGAGCGAGCTGCAG GCTCTCAAGGAAGACAAGGAGAAGTGTACATGCCGCGGCAATCATCCATCAGGGAGATAA